Proteins from one Cryptomeria japonica chromosome 4, Sugi_1.0, whole genome shotgun sequence genomic window:
- the LOC131040579 gene encoding geraniol 8-hydroxylase, translating to MDSISVPSSTYSLVAGVLLLILLTFLKKRNKRSLALPLPPGPPGWPFIGNLPQLGDKPHRSLSLLAQKYGPLMTIKLGMHTAFVVSSPSMAREVLKNNDHRFSSRTINTAARTLYYQGTSLIWSPNGPHWRLLRRICNTEIFSAKRLDALQHLRREEVCKTIDCIMEDCKQGNSVKIGERAFMISLSLVGKMVCGKQLLEPGFPQAAEFKGMVWEALKLTGILTLSDLYPFLRRFDLQGPSSKNKILSQRFDNMYNRLIEERLAQRANMQCSGNDVKDFLDVMLDLREDGTQLSLENIKAMLMDMFTAGTDTISGTIEWTMSELLRNPTVMRKVQAELDDVVGVERRMEEADIGNLPFLRAVVKEVLRLHPTAPLIFRKADMSCEINGFRVPDNTQVIVNVWALGRDPTAWKDPLNFNPDRFLEYNIDYKGQDFEFIPFGAGRRICIGLPLAQRMVHLVVGSLVQAFNWSIPMDNQAGIDMSETFGMTLLKIVPLRAIPTLRNVMKF from the exons ATGGATTCAATCAGTGTTCCTTCATCAACGTACTCACTAGTTGCAGGAGTTCTCCTACTAATACTCCTCACTTTTCTGAAGAAGAGGAATAAGAGGAGTTTGGCATTACCATTACCACCAGGTCCTCCTGGATGGcctttcatagggaacctccctcAGCTTGGGGACAAACCCCACAGATCTCTTTCCCTCCTTGCTCAGAAATATGGGCCTCTCATGACCATCAAATTGGGCATGCATACAGCATTTGTTGTGTCCTCTCCATCCATGGCAAGAGAAGTACTGAAGAACAATGACCACAGGTTCTCAAGCAGGACAATCAATACAGCTGCAAGGACATTATACTACCAAGGCACAAGTCTAATATGGAGTCCTAATGGCCCTCATTGGCGCTTGCTTAGAAGGATCTGCAACACAGAGATTTTTAGTGCCAAAAGGCTCGATGCTCTGCAGCATTTGAGAAGAGAGGAGGTATGCAAGACTATTGATTGCATAATGGAGGATTGTAAACAGGGGAATAGTGTAAAGATCGGTGAAAGAGCTTTTATGATATCTCTTAGCCTTGTGGGTAAGATGGTTTGCGGCAAACAACTGCTTGAGCCAGGCTTTCCACAAGCTGCAGAGTTTAAGGGCATGGTGTGGGAAGCCCTCAAGTTGACAGGGATTCTAACCTTATCTGATTTGTATCCTTTTCTGAGGAGGTTCGATCTTCAGGGGCCGAGCAGTAAAAATAAGATTTTGTCCCAGCGTTTTGATAACATGTATAACAGACTCATTGAGGAGCGACTAGCACAGAGGGCTAATATGCAGTGCAGCGGTAATGATGTGAAGGATTTTCTGGATGTAATGTTGGATTTGAGAGAAGATGGTACACAACTTAGTCTAGAGAACATCAAAGCAATGCTTATG GACATGTTTACTGCAGGTACCGACACAATTTCAGGAACAATTGAATGGACAATGTCAGAGCTTCTGAGAAACCCAACAGTCATGAGGAAAGTCCAAGCAGAGCTGGATGATGTTGTGGGCGTAGAGAGAAGAATGGAGGAGGCAGACATAGGAAACCTTCCATTTCTCCGAGCAGTAGTGAAGGAAGTGTTAAGATTACACCCTACAGCCCCACTCATCTTTAGAAAGGCAGATATGTCTTGTGAGATTAATGGATTTCGTGTTCCCGATAATACCCAGGTGATTGTGAATGTATGGGCCCTTGGGAGAGACCCTACTGCATGGAAAGATCCTTTGAATTTTAATCCAGATAGGTTTCTGGAATATAACATTGATTACAAAGGTCAGGATTTTGAATTCATACCATTTGGAGCAGGAAGAAGGATATGCATTGGGCTTCCACTGGCACAGAGAATGGTTCATTTGGTGGTGGGATCGTTGGTGCAAGCCTTCAATTGGTCCATCCCTATGGATAATCAGGCAGGTATTGATATGTCTGAGACTTTTGGTATGACATTACTAAAAATTGTGCCACTGAGAGCTATTCCTACACTAAGAAATGTCATGAAGTTTTAG